From the Sphingomonas aliaeris genome, one window contains:
- a CDS encoding lysylphosphatidylglycerol synthase domain-containing protein: MLATLVGLAAAVWAFGSTGFANVLEATARIGSGGFVLFCLYSLASFVPLGAAWLAAAPGEPGSRLCLFTWARVLREAVADLLPFSQIGGIVVGTRSLMQKGIAPTRIYASLVVDMTTEMAAQLVFTLFGLALMASILMGHDAAALRPLILGGTGIMIAVMASFFIAQRPALALAERIAGHFLPGAAGTMAGLLETLRATYADRSRVIAAFGFNLLGWIASAFGAWLALHMMDVRISVWSVLSLESLIFTLRSVAFAIPAAIGVQEAAYALAAPLFGLPAETALALSLVKRARELIIGLPTLLLWQAQEAKAVVAARLR, encoded by the coding sequence TTGCTGGCGACGCTGGTCGGGCTGGCGGCGGCGGTCTGGGCGTTCGGATCGACGGGCTTCGCAAACGTCCTTGAAGCGACTGCACGGATCGGATCCGGCGGGTTCGTCCTGTTCTGTCTCTATTCGCTGGCCAGCTTCGTGCCGCTCGGCGCGGCGTGGCTTGCCGCGGCACCGGGCGAACCGGGGTCGCGCCTGTGTCTCTTCACCTGGGCACGCGTGTTGCGCGAGGCGGTAGCGGACCTGTTGCCATTCTCGCAGATCGGCGGGATCGTGGTCGGCACCCGGTCGCTGATGCAAAAGGGGATCGCGCCCACGCGCATCTATGCCTCGCTGGTGGTCGATATGACGACCGAAATGGCGGCGCAATTGGTGTTCACTCTGTTCGGACTCGCCTTGATGGCGTCTATCCTGATGGGCCACGACGCGGCGGCGTTACGTCCACTCATTCTCGGCGGAACGGGCATAATGATCGCGGTAATGGCATCCTTCTTCATCGCACAGCGTCCGGCGCTGGCCCTCGCGGAACGCATTGCGGGGCATTTCCTGCCCGGCGCGGCGGGAACGATGGCCGGGCTGCTCGAAACGTTGCGAGCGACCTACGCGGATCGCAGCCGGGTGATCGCGGCGTTCGGCTTCAACCTGCTCGGCTGGATCGCCAGCGCATTCGGCGCATGGCTTGCCCTTCACATGATGGACGTCCGCATTTCAGTGTGGTCCGTGCTGTCGCTCGAAAGCCTGATTTTCACATTGCGCAGCGTCGCTTTCGCGATCCCTGCCGCGATCGGCGTTCAGGAGGCCGCCTATGCGCTCGCCGCACCCTTGTTCGGCCTGCCAGCGGAAACGGCGCTCGCACTGTCGCTCGTGAAGCGTGCGCGCGAACTGATCATCGGCCTTCCGACTCTCCTCCTGTGGCAGGCGCAGGAAGCGAAGGCGGTCGTGGCGGCGCGGTTGCGGTAG
- a CDS encoding ABC-F family ATP-binding cassette domain-containing protein, protein MLNINGITVRLGGRMILDRASASLPPKSRVGLIRRNGAGKSTLMKVMIGQLEPDDGEIEMPKKTRIGYLQQEAPHGQTTPIDTVLEADKERAALLIESETCEDPDRLGEVYERLMAIDAYTAPARAASILVGLGFDEEMQNRPLDSYSGGWKMRVALAALLFSEPDLLLLDEPSNHLDLEATLWLENFLKAYPNMIVIISHERDLLNNVVDNILHLEGGKVFLYSGGYDSFERQRAERAAQLAAAKASQDAQRAKLQEYIAKNSARASTAKQAQSRQKMLAKMQPIASMAEDPTLSFDFPSPEELRPPLVTLDMASVGYTENKPILQRLNLRLDPDDRIALLGRNGNGKTTLARLLAAQLTPMDGSIAVSGKMRVGYFTQYQVEELDTEDTPVEHMTHLMKGKTPAAVRGQLGRFGFSGEKATTKVGKLSGGERARLALALITRDAPHMLILDEPTNHLDVDAREALVQALNAYNGAVVIVSHDRHMIELTADRLVLVDGGQANEYGGSLEDYTDLILGKNQPKSDGQKFGKKDKKAAAAAREKSADLKKSAQEAEAKTVKLTAELRTLDQAMFDPSKAESYLKKLSMGDLSKRRADVAAKLEAAEAAWLEASEAVEQAG, encoded by the coding sequence ATGCTGAATATCAATGGTATCACGGTGCGGCTTGGCGGCCGCATGATCCTCGACCGCGCGAGTGCTTCGTTGCCGCCCAAGAGCCGCGTCGGGCTGATCAGGCGCAATGGCGCCGGCAAATCGACGTTGATGAAGGTGATGATCGGTCAGCTGGAGCCGGACGACGGCGAGATCGAGATGCCGAAAAAGACGCGTATCGGGTACCTCCAGCAGGAAGCGCCGCACGGCCAGACCACGCCGATCGATACCGTGCTGGAGGCCGACAAGGAACGCGCGGCGTTGCTGATCGAAAGCGAGACGTGCGAAGACCCGGACCGCCTTGGCGAGGTTTACGAACGGCTTATGGCGATCGACGCCTATACCGCGCCAGCGCGCGCGGCGAGCATCCTGGTCGGCCTGGGTTTCGACGAGGAGATGCAGAACCGGCCGCTCGACAGCTATTCTGGCGGCTGGAAGATGCGCGTCGCGCTTGCGGCGTTGTTGTTCTCCGAACCCGATCTGCTTCTTCTCGACGAGCCGTCGAACCATCTCGATCTAGAAGCGACGTTGTGGCTGGAGAACTTTCTCAAAGCCTATCCGAACATGATCGTGATCATCAGTCACGAACGCGATCTGCTGAACAACGTCGTCGACAACATCCTGCACCTCGAGGGCGGGAAGGTGTTTCTGTATTCGGGCGGCTACGATTCTTTCGAGCGCCAGCGCGCCGAACGCGCCGCGCAGCTGGCGGCGGCGAAGGCGTCGCAGGACGCCCAGCGTGCCAAGCTGCAGGAATATATCGCCAAGAATTCCGCACGCGCATCGACTGCCAAGCAGGCGCAGTCGCGCCAGAAGATGCTGGCGAAGATGCAGCCGATCGCATCCATGGCCGAGGATCCGACGCTGTCGTTCGATTTCCCCAGCCCCGAGGAATTGCGCCCGCCACTCGTCACGCTCGACATGGCAAGCGTCGGCTATACCGAGAACAAGCCGATCCTGCAGCGACTGAATTTGCGGCTCGATCCCGACGACCGGATCGCCTTGCTTGGGCGGAACGGCAACGGCAAAACGACGCTGGCGCGCCTGCTTGCGGCACAGCTAACCCCGATGGACGGCAGCATCGCGGTGTCGGGCAAGATGCGCGTCGGATACTTTACGCAGTATCAGGTCGAGGAACTCGATACCGAGGACACGCCGGTCGAGCACATGACCCATTTGATGAAGGGCAAGACGCCCGCCGCGGTGCGCGGACAGCTTGGGCGTTTCGGCTTCTCGGGTGAAAAGGCGACGACCAAAGTTGGAAAGCTGTCCGGTGGCGAGCGCGCGCGGCTCGCGCTGGCACTGATCACGCGGGATGCGCCGCACATGCTTATTCTCGATGAGCCGACGAACCATTTGGACGTCGATGCGCGCGAGGCGCTGGTGCAGGCGCTGAACGCCTATAATGGCGCGGTCGTCATCGTCAGCCATGATCGCCATATGATCGAGCTGACCGCCGACCGGCTAGTGCTGGTGGATGGCGGGCAGGCGAACGAGTATGGCGGCAGTCTGGAAGATTATACCGACCTGATCCTGGGCAAGAACCAGCCCAAGTCGGATGGCCAGAAGTTCGGCAAGAAAGACAAGAAGGCTGCGGCCGCCGCGCGCGAGAAGAGCGCGGACCTGAAGAAGTCCGCGCAGGAAGCCGAGGCGAAGACCGTCAAGCTGACCGCGGAACTGCGCACGCTCGATCAGGCGATGTTCGATCCGTCCAAGGCGGAAAGCTATCTGAAGAAGCTGTCGATGGGGGACCTTTCCAAACGCCGCGCCGACGTGGCGGCGAAGCTGGAAGCAGCGGAGGCCGCGTGGTTGGAGGCAAGCGAAGCAGTCGAGCAGGCAGGGTAA
- a CDS encoding GreA/GreB family elongation factor produces MSVAFRRESDEEHLEPKFERPIAPGPNLVTARGLKMLAQKVCEVEAAVDAATADAERDALKRELRYWHTRQTTAELAPVPQDGTVGIGLRVTIRMNKADRTIEIVGGDEADPVAGRIGFQAPLAQALIGGEVGERAEFNGMEDAIEILAIETIGD; encoded by the coding sequence ATGAGCGTAGCGTTTCGCCGGGAGAGCGACGAAGAGCATCTGGAGCCGAAATTCGAGCGCCCGATCGCGCCCGGCCCAAATCTGGTCACTGCGCGGGGGCTGAAGATGCTGGCGCAGAAAGTGTGCGAAGTCGAAGCTGCGGTGGATGCGGCGACCGCGGACGCGGAGCGGGACGCGCTCAAGCGGGAACTGCGCTACTGGCATACACGCCAGACGACGGCCGAACTCGCGCCCGTCCCGCAGGACGGAACGGTCGGTATCGGATTGCGCGTGACGATTCGGATGAACAAGGCCGACCGCACGATCGAGATCGTCGGCGGTGACGAGGCCGATCCCGTCGCGGGACGGATCGGCTTTCAGGCGCCGCTGGCACAGGCACTGATCGGCGGCGAAGTCGGCGAACGGGCAGAATTCAACGGCATGGAGGATGCGATCGAAATCCTCGCCATCGAGACGATAGGAGACTGA